One Electrophorus electricus isolate fEleEle1 chromosome 13, fEleEle1.pri, whole genome shotgun sequence DNA segment encodes these proteins:
- the ptafr gene encoding platelet-activating factor receptor has product MDFNSSKNITFLDSEFRYKLFPAFYSVVFVLGLLANAYVLYVLWHIREAKAMNEIRIYMTNLTVADLLFVCVLPFWIDYYMRRGNWVHSDALCRLSGSFFFINTYCSVLFLAVISINRYWAVTRPLVAASSDCWKRGACISFAVWAVTLAAAAYQLTSVGLQMDKEKEIERCMEGYHTTKYNEKMIVAVTHFLIVGLFILVFLLVVACNVLIARALLSQPISQPRASTGRRPHGTKRRALRMLCAVVGVFIVCFLPHHLVQVPWVIAVLELVEWDDNTRQVLNDAHQVTLLLMGLNCILDPIVYCFATRKFRKYIQSHLNRVRQSKNCSNYTTTTNMSMKTRNQNEMISVFEEPKE; this is encoded by the coding sequence ATGGATTTTAACAGTTCCAAGAATATCACGTTCCTGGATTCGGAGTTCCGCTACAAACTGTTCCCAGCCTTTTACAGCGTGGTGTTTGTGCTGGGCCTGCTGGCTAATGCCTACGTCCTCTACGTTTTGTGGCACATTCGTGAGGCCAAGGCCATGAACGAGATACGAATCTACATGACCAACCTGACGGTGGCCGACCTGCTGTTCGTCTGCGTGCTGCCCTTCTGGATCGACTACTACATGCGGAGGGGCAACTGGGTCCACTCTGATGCGCTCTGCCGCCTCTCTGGCTCCTTTTTCTTCATCAACACCTACTGCTCTGTGCTCTTCCTCGCCGTCATCAGTATCAACCGCTACTGGGCCGTGACCCGCCCGCTGGTCGCTGCCTCCTCAGACTGCTGGAAGCGCGGGGCGTGCATCTCGTTCGCCGTCTGGGCCGTCACTCTGGCGGCGGCAGCCTATCAGCTCACTAGCGTGGGCCTCCAGATGGACAAGGAGAAGGAGATCGAGCGATGCATGGAGGGCTACCACACGACGAAGTACAACGAGAAGATGATCGTGGCAGTGACCCACTTCCTCATCGTCGGCCTATTCATCTTGGTCTTCCTCCTGGTGGTGGCGTGCAACGTGCTGATTGCCCGCGCCCTGCTGTCTCAGCCCATCAGCCAGCCGCGCGCCAGCACGGGCCGTCGCCCCCACGGCACCAAGCGACGTGCCCTGCGCATGCTCTGCGCCGTGGTGGGCGTGTTCATCGTGTGCTTCTTGCCGCATCACCTGGTGCAGGTGCCCTGGGTGATAGCCGTGCTGGAACTGGTGGAATGGGACGACAACACACGGCAGGTTCTGAACGATGCTCACCAGGTGACACTGCTCCTCATGGGCCTGAACTGCATCCTGGACCCCATCGTCTACTGCTTTGCCACCAGGAAGTTCCGCAAGTACATCCAGAGTCACCTGAACAGGGTGAGGCAGAGCAAGAACTGTTCCAactacaccaccaccacgaACATGTCAATGAAGACCAGGAACCAGAACGAGATGATCAGTGTGTTTGAGGAGCCAAAGGAGTAG